GATTCACTCGTTTTTCCTCTCCTTTTATAccattatattttatatgtgtgACTCTGGATATGTGAATTTATACCCTACAATAGCAGTGGCCGCCATCAGTGTGTTTCAAGTTGTGGAGTGGTCTAAGATGCCAGACTCCACAAAGTATTATTCCCAAAAGATGGGTATTCTGTTACTCAACTGGAGGGTGGTTTCAAATCCAACTTCTGACAGCTAACTTTTGTATCCATGTTTCTGTTCATATGCAGTTCCCAAATTTGCATCAGAGCTATGAGCACTATTCACCTTAATTCATGATACCATAACTCCCTGGGGAAATCACACTCAAGTGAATAAGACCTACAAAAAGATGAATGTAAAACCATTAACCTTAGATGGCTTACAGCCTAAAACTCATTTTGTGGGTctctgatgcagtcctcctccagTCCCATGAACTTGAACACTGGGCTTGGCTAAGCAATGCATATGTAGTGAATAAGAGGGGGAAAATACCACTTTCAAATACCACTGGAAGTGACTAATCTTTCAGAGAACAAAAGGGTCTCATATCACTTGCTCATACTAGTAATATCATGTTCTTCTGTTGGAACATTAGCAACGCATAGGCTCACTCTTGTTTGAGACTGTGTAGATTCAGactgttttacaattttttatgtttttcaacagTTGGAGGCAGTGAGCAGCTTCGTCCCTATTGGAAAATGTACCTCTCTAGAGCATTTGCGGTTGTTTTCGTTGTAGACTCTGCTGATCATGGTCGTCTTCCACTCGCAAAAAGACATCTTCATCAACTGATCCAGCAAGACTCTGTGGTTCCATTATTGGTACTTGCTAATAAACAGGTATTCACTCATGTTCCTACAAATATGTTTGaacttgtattattattattatgttattatactgtactatatatttatacaccAATAAAACTCCATAATGCTATATTGAACCTTCATTGTTGTTGATATCAAGCATGAATAATATCCATTCATTTTTGGTGTCTCGGTAGGACTTACAGAATGCCCACCATATTCCTGAGATTCATGATGCCCTTGCACTCTCGGAGATCTGTGAAAATCGGAAGCTGTTTCTCATTGGAACATACGTGACAAAAGACGGATCTGAGATTTCTTCTGGGATCCAAGACACAAAGGAATTTCTTGCACAGCTGCTTCTAGAAAACTCTGCCgaaatgaaataatttttttcccactcATCAATATTTTTGCTTACCAAAATCAAGGGCGTCCTTTTTGGATAGCTTAGAGATTAATTTTAAAGGTCCCTGGTGAAGATGTTATCAATCACTGATGATGCCAGTAATAATAATAGGGAAAATATTTCATTATCCCTGCACTGATCCTGGTGGGAAAATAAAGTATTACAATAGAATGAGCACCAGTTAGTTTTTACAGTAAAGAGTAGCAGTAAGAGCATAACCCAAAGAGTTCATATCTAGAACGGCATCTAAGATTTGTGCTTTAAAGTGAAATACAAATACACAGGATACATAAGGTTATTACCCAAAGATATTGATCTTGACTAATGCAGGAGGGTAATAACTTCCTTTTAGAACATTTAGAGTGGTTTTGACCAAACAGCTCCTTCTAATAACGGACCGTTCTGCGAAGCTTTAACAGTTTTAATGAATGGGGTGATGGGTATATACTCAAGCTTGTGTGAATTGGGGAAATCCATTTTTGGGGTCTTAATAGTGTTTATGCAGGTTCCCCTTTGGAGCTAGGACATCACGGCCCAGTCAAAGAATAATTTTACAAACAGTGCCTCAGTgat
The DNA window shown above is from Engystomops pustulosus chromosome 1, aEngPut4.maternal, whole genome shotgun sequence and carries:
- the ARL9 gene encoding ADP-ribosylation factor-like protein 9 isoform X2; its protein translation is MEKHAPCKQVLVLGLDGSGKTSILNTVGANKGKIITTPTEGVNAMCISNGNSKMEFLEIGGSEQLRPYWKMYLSRAFAVVFVVDSADHGRLPLAKRHLHQLIQQDSVVPLLVLANKQDLQNAHHIPEIHDALALSEICENRKLFLIGTYVTKDGSEISSGIQDTKEFLAQLLLENSAEMK